The following DNA comes from bacterium.
CGGACCAGAGACCCTGGGCCGGTCTCGCCTGTCTCCTGTCTCCCGCCTCGCGTCTCCCGCCCTTCCAGCGTCAGGCAGGTGAGCCATCGCGTGCCTCTTCCGTACTGAGCCTCGGGCATGAACTCGATGCCTGGCAGGTCGCCCAGAGAGCGCTGGTAGAACTCGAAGTTCCGCCTGCGGGCGGTGACGCGCTCGGACAGAACCGGAAGCTGTCCTCTTCCGATCGCGGCCAAGACGTTGCTCATCCGGTAGTTGAAACCAATCTCGGAGTGCTGATAGTGTAGCGCCTTGTCCCGGGCCTGCGTGGCTAGGAACCGCGCCTCATCGGTGATTGCCTGGTCGTGGGACGCCAACATTCCACCGCCGCCCGTGGTAATGACCTTGTTTCCGTTGAACGAGAACGCCGACACCTTGCCGAAGCTGCCGGCGGAGCGGGCGGAGGTTAAGGCCGAGGTCGAGGTCGACGCCGGCGACTCTGACTGGCGGCTCCCGGTATTGTCCCCATGGCCCCAGTACACAGCTCCCAAGGCCTCAGCCGCATCCTCAACCACCGGCACATCGTACTCCGAGCACGCGGCCAGTATCTGGTCGTAATCTGCACACTGGCCGTACAGGTCGACCACAACCACCGCTCGAGGCAGTTTGCCCCGCTTCGCGCAGGCGGCAAGCTCCTCGCGCAGAAGCCCAGGGTCCATGTTCCAACTGCTGTTGTCAGAGTCAATGAACACAGGGACACCGCCTTCGTAGGTTATCACGTTGGCACTGGCCGCAAAAGTCAGCGTCGGACAGATTACTTCCTCGCCATACCGCAATCCAAGGATGCGAAGCGCAAGATGCAGCGCCGCGGTACCGGAGGAAAGTGCCACAGCGTGGGGAATCCCCACTATCTGTGTGAACTCACGCTCAAAGGCATCCAAGTGCGGCCCCGCTGGCGCTAGCCAATTCGTGTCAAATGCATCTTGGATCAACTCCAGTTCCCGTCCTGACATGTGCGGCGGAGACAGGAGGATTCGCTTCATAATGGTGCTGCCGCTTCTCTGCCCTGTGTGTACGGATCCACGCGCAGTTTGCTCTTCACTGCGGACAGTCTAGCGGAGAGTAAGCCCGTGCGCAATAGTCCTGAACGCCTCCCGTGAGAGGCGGATGGGGCATGACAAAGCCGCGAATGACGTAAGTCGGAGCACGGTTCGCAGGCGCAACCGGCCGGTGGGGCGAGCCAGCGGGTCAGCGCGCAGCCGCCGTGTCCGCCCAACCGTTGCGCCGACTCGGGCATGGGTTTCACCGGACGGCGATCCGAAAAAGGGTTCTCAGTATGGTCACGAAATCGGTCCAGAGGTTGGCTCGCGCGGCGTACGCGAGGTTGATCCCGATCTTGTCGGGCATGATGAGGTTCACGTAGTCCGAATCCGGCGTGGCTGATGCCCCGAGCAGATCGTTCTCCAGGGCGTACTTGATTGAAGCAGGGTCGGTAATCCCCGGCTGCAGGTTGAGGACTGCGCGTTGCGCGGGCGTGTAGAGCCTGACATACTTCGGCACCTCCGGCCTCGGCCCGACCAGGCTCATTTCGCC
Coding sequences within:
- a CDS encoding aminotransferase class I/II-fold pyridoxal phosphate-dependent enzyme, with product MMKRILLSPPHMSGRELELIQDAFDTNWLAPAGPHLDAFEREFTQIVGIPHAVALSSGTAALHLALRILGLRYGEEVICPTLTFAASANVITYEGGVPVFIDSDNSSWNMDPGLLREELAACAKRGKLPRAVVVVDLYGQCADYDQILAACSEYDVPVVEDAAEALGAVYWGHGDNTGSRQSESPASTSTSALTSARSAGSFGKVSAFSFNGNKVITTGGGGMLASHDQAITDEARFLATQARDKALHYQHSEIGFNYRMSNVLAAIGRGQLPVLSERVTARRRNFEFYQRSLGDLPGIEFMPEAQYGRGTRWLTCLTLEGRETRGGRQETGETGPGSLVRGLMQALEAENIEARPLWKPMHLQPVFKGCRVRGGGVAARLFENGVCLPSGSALTEKDLMRICEIVRRACLAARSGPRAAMAG